A genomic window from Algoriphagus sp. Y33 includes:
- a CDS encoding NifU family protein, which produces MQPELREQIEFALDTIRPYLEADGGNVRIVELTEDMVLRLELLGSCGSCPMSTMTLKAGVEEAIKRAIPEIIRVEAVNLTVA; this is translated from the coding sequence ATGCAACCGGAACTTAGAGAACAAATAGAATTTGCACTTGATACAATTCGCCCATATCTGGAAGCAGATGGTGGAAATGTAAGGATAGTAGAGCTTACCGAGGATATGGTTTTGAGACTGGAATTGCTAGGCTCATGTGGATCCTGTCCTATGTCTACCATGACGCTAAAAGCAGGAGTGGAAGAAGCCATCAAGCGCGCAATACCTGAAATCATACGTGTGGAAGCAGTAAATCTTACGGTTGCTTAA
- a CDS encoding Mrp/NBP35 family ATP-binding protein: MQLTKDNILKTLSRVQDPDLKRDLVTLGMIQKIEISGNKVSLNVVLTTPACPLKEVIKNNCLEVLEEDFGKEPEWDLFMTSKVTTVRDAAPVLPQVKNIIAIASGKGGVGKSTTAVNLAVSLAKSGAKVGLIDADISGPSIPTMFNVEAEQPTVKKVGDKNIIIPIEQYGVKLMSIGFLTPVDSAVVWRGPMASSALKQFISDVEWGELDYLLIDLPPGTSDIHLTMVQTVPVTGAVIVTTPQKVALADANKGLSMFRQPQINVPILGVIENMAYFTPEELPDSKYYLFGREGGKRLAEKYDVPFLGEIPIVQSIRESGDSGYPAVLKNGITQESYMNLAEEIARQIAIRNASQNKTEVVEIKA; the protein is encoded by the coding sequence ATGCAGTTAACTAAGGATAATATCCTGAAAACACTTTCCCGAGTACAAGACCCTGATTTAAAGAGGGATCTGGTTACTTTGGGAATGATACAGAAAATTGAAATCAGCGGTAATAAAGTCAGCCTCAACGTAGTTCTCACTACTCCAGCCTGCCCGCTGAAAGAAGTCATCAAAAACAATTGCCTAGAAGTACTCGAAGAAGACTTTGGAAAAGAACCTGAATGGGATTTATTCATGACCTCCAAAGTCACTACGGTCAGAGATGCGGCGCCTGTGCTGCCGCAAGTGAAGAATATCATCGCCATAGCCTCAGGCAAAGGCGGTGTCGGTAAATCTACCACAGCGGTAAATCTTGCAGTTTCCTTGGCAAAATCAGGAGCAAAAGTAGGATTGATCGATGCCGATATTTCGGGGCCGTCTATTCCTACCATGTTCAATGTAGAAGCTGAGCAACCAACGGTGAAAAAGGTCGGAGACAAAAATATAATCATTCCTATAGAGCAGTATGGAGTAAAATTGATGTCTATTGGGTTTTTGACTCCTGTAGACAGTGCGGTAGTATGGAGAGGCCCTATGGCAAGTTCTGCACTGAAGCAGTTTATATCTGATGTAGAATGGGGAGAATTGGATTACTTGTTGATCGATTTGCCTCCCGGGACTTCGGATATTCACCTCACGATGGTGCAGACAGTTCCCGTGACCGGAGCAGTGATTGTGACTACCCCACAGAAAGTTGCTTTGGCAGATGCCAACAAGGGATTATCGATGTTTAGACAGCCACAAATTAACGTGCCCATCTTAGGTGTTATTGAAAATATGGCTTATTTTACACCGGAAGAACTGCCTGACAGTAAATACTATCTATTCGGTAGAGAGGGAGGTAAAAGACTCGCTGAAAAATACGACGTACCGTTTTTGGGAGAAATACCAATCGTACAAAGCATTAGGGAAAGTGGTGATTCAGGCTACCCTGCCGTCTTAAAAAATGGGATAACCCAAGAATCTTATATGAACTTAGCTGAGGAAATAGCTAGACAAATTGCCATAAGGAACGCCTCTCAGAATAAAACTGAGGTGGTAGAAATTAAAGCTTAA
- the dnaG gene encoding DNA primase, which translates to MGISKLTTDKVKERMDIEEVIGDYLPMKKKGQNLWANCPFHGEKTPSFSISPAKQIYKCFGCGKAGDPIQFVMDIEGIGFQEAIKHIAGRYGIEVEEDETRTPEQNEAQNERESLLIALGFSRDFFVRNLQTAEGKSIGLSYFKERGFTPAIIEKFDLGYALEGWDNLLKAAKSSGFSEEVLLKAGLILQKEGDASRVYDRFRNRVIFTIHNISGKPLGFGARILTKDKNQPKYINSPETPVYHKSDVLYGMFQAKKAIREKDNCYLVEGYTDVVSLHLSGIENVVASSGTSLTEGQIKLIKRFTDQVTVLYDGDAAGIKASLRGIDLLLEGGLNVKAVVFPDGEDPDSYSRKVGSQAFQDYLEKNSRDFIGFKISLYKEEFTKNPIRKAEVIREVVQSIGKIPDPIIRSVYAKEASGLLSIEEDIIHAELNKLILKGQKEKFNNQKDDLFAEQAMEELIPDETATSFSEILKIQEREMIRILVNYGWQKLGDEEMHLCQYLLSETEDLEFTTPIYNKILDLYRKSLLQGEIPTAEFFIGLGDQAVQKEVIDLVTVRHEVSRHWTDTHQIIINTESDDLTMTGFKSILRLKRKMVHKLMEEAKEKIKNAESEHLSDDKVHEFQVIYFELKKVQLEIDRELGIVIG; encoded by the coding sequence ATGGGCATCAGCAAACTTACTACGGACAAGGTCAAAGAACGCATGGACATCGAAGAGGTGATCGGCGATTATTTGCCTATGAAAAAGAAGGGCCAAAATCTCTGGGCCAACTGCCCGTTTCATGGAGAAAAAACGCCTTCGTTTTCGATTTCCCCCGCCAAGCAAATTTATAAATGCTTTGGCTGTGGCAAAGCAGGGGACCCCATTCAGTTCGTAATGGACATTGAAGGCATAGGTTTTCAGGAAGCAATCAAGCATATTGCGGGTAGGTATGGGATCGAAGTGGAAGAGGACGAAACCCGCACACCTGAGCAGAACGAAGCTCAAAACGAACGGGAAAGTTTATTGATCGCTTTGGGGTTTTCCCGGGATTTTTTTGTCAGGAACCTTCAAACTGCTGAGGGAAAATCAATTGGCCTCAGTTATTTCAAAGAGCGGGGATTTACTCCTGCAATTATCGAAAAGTTTGATTTGGGTTATGCGTTGGAAGGTTGGGACAATCTTCTAAAAGCTGCCAAATCATCCGGATTCAGTGAGGAAGTGCTCTTGAAGGCAGGCTTGATCCTGCAGAAAGAAGGTGACGCTTCCAGAGTCTACGACAGGTTCAGAAACCGGGTGATTTTCACCATCCACAATATCAGTGGAAAGCCACTTGGATTTGGCGCACGGATTCTTACCAAGGATAAAAACCAGCCTAAGTACATCAACTCTCCTGAGACTCCTGTCTATCACAAAAGTGATGTGCTCTACGGGATGTTTCAGGCCAAAAAGGCGATTAGAGAAAAGGACAATTGCTATCTGGTAGAAGGATATACCGATGTGGTAAGCCTGCATCTGTCCGGAATAGAGAATGTTGTTGCTTCTTCAGGAACTTCGCTTACTGAAGGACAAATCAAGCTGATTAAGCGGTTTACGGATCAAGTTACTGTACTATATGATGGGGATGCGGCAGGGATAAAGGCTTCACTACGTGGTATTGACCTACTGCTGGAAGGTGGCTTGAATGTGAAAGCGGTAGTTTTCCCCGACGGAGAAGATCCGGACAGTTATTCAAGAAAAGTCGGTTCACAGGCATTTCAGGATTATCTGGAGAAGAATAGCCGGGATTTTATTGGCTTCAAAATTAGCTTGTACAAAGAAGAGTTTACCAAGAACCCGATCCGAAAAGCAGAAGTGATCCGTGAGGTAGTTCAAAGTATTGGGAAAATTCCGGATCCGATTATTCGCTCAGTATATGCCAAAGAAGCTTCGGGACTCCTAAGCATAGAAGAAGATATCATTCATGCTGAGTTGAATAAATTGATTCTGAAGGGCCAGAAGGAAAAATTTAATAACCAAAAAGATGACCTTTTTGCCGAGCAGGCAATGGAGGAACTGATTCCTGATGAAACGGCCACTTCTTTTTCTGAAATCCTAAAAATCCAAGAACGTGAAATGATTAGAATCTTGGTGAATTACGGCTGGCAAAAATTGGGTGATGAGGAAATGCACTTGTGCCAATACCTGCTATCGGAGACAGAGGATCTGGAGTTCACCACACCCATCTACAATAAAATTTTGGATCTCTATCGAAAGAGCCTCCTTCAGGGTGAGATCCCGACCGCCGAGTTTTTTATAGGGCTGGGAGATCAAGCTGTGCAAAAGGAAGTGATAGATCTAGTCACTGTACGGCATGAAGTATCCCGTCACTGGACGGATACCCATCAGATTATTATCAATACTGAATCTGACGACCTCACGATGACAGGCTTCAAATCCATTCTGAGATTGAAGCGCAAGATGGTGCACAAGCTTATGGAAGAGGCTAAGGAGAAAATAAAAAATGCAGAATCCGAGCATCTTTCCGATGATAAAGTACATGAGTTTCAGGTGATCTACTTTGAGCTCAAAAAAGTTCAGCTTGAGATTGATAGAGAGTTGGGGATAGTGATTGGATAA
- a CDS encoding bifunctional 3,4-dihydroxy-2-butanone-4-phosphate synthase/GTP cyclohydrolase II, whose product MEKYILDPIEDAIAAIKNGEVIIVVDDEDRENEGDFVCAAETVTPEIINFMATHGRGLICAPLIEDRCEKLGLELMVGNNTAAFETPFTVSVDLIGHGCTTGISTADRAKTIKALVDDSIDPNELGKPGHIFPLKAKRGGVLRRAGHTEAAIDLARLAGYSPAGVLVEIMNEDGTMARLPDLVEVAKKFNLKLISIKDLIAYRLKHESLIQREIGVDLPTDFGDFELIAFRQTNTQELHLALIKGKWEKDEPVLVRVHSSCMTGDIFGSCRCDCGPQLHGAMQMVQKEGKGVILYMNQEGRGIGLINKLKAYKLQEEGMDTVQANLALGLPSDSRDYGVGAQILRDLEVSKLRLISNNPQKRVGLLGYGLEIVEQVPIEIAPNVHNEKYLQTKRDKMGHNILK is encoded by the coding sequence GTGGAAAAATATATTCTGGATCCAATTGAAGATGCCATAGCAGCAATCAAAAATGGAGAAGTAATCATCGTAGTAGATGATGAGGACAGAGAAAATGAAGGTGATTTCGTATGTGCGGCTGAGACTGTCACCCCTGAGATCATCAATTTTATGGCTACTCACGGACGGGGGCTGATCTGTGCGCCGTTGATAGAAGATCGCTGTGAAAAGCTTGGATTGGAGCTGATGGTTGGCAATAATACCGCTGCCTTCGAAACCCCATTTACCGTGTCTGTAGATTTGATTGGACATGGATGCACTACCGGGATTTCTACCGCCGATAGAGCTAAAACGATCAAAGCACTGGTGGATGATTCTATTGACCCTAACGAACTTGGTAAACCGGGGCATATATTTCCACTTAAAGCAAAAAGAGGTGGAGTGCTGAGAAGAGCGGGACATACCGAAGCGGCTATCGATTTGGCCCGTTTGGCAGGATATTCTCCCGCAGGAGTTCTGGTGGAAATCATGAATGAAGATGGGACCATGGCCCGACTTCCCGACCTAGTGGAAGTTGCCAAAAAATTTAATCTGAAGTTGATTTCCATCAAAGATTTGATTGCTTACAGGCTAAAGCATGAGTCGCTGATCCAGCGTGAAATAGGTGTGGACTTACCTACTGATTTTGGTGACTTCGAATTGATAGCCTTTCGCCAGACCAATACCCAAGAGTTGCATCTTGCACTGATTAAAGGCAAATGGGAGAAAGACGAACCTGTTTTGGTCCGTGTACACTCTTCATGTATGACTGGGGATATCTTTGGCTCTTGCAGATGTGACTGCGGACCCCAGCTTCACGGTGCGATGCAGATGGTACAGAAAGAAGGCAAAGGAGTAATACTCTATATGAATCAGGAAGGAAGAGGCATTGGTCTTATCAACAAGCTGAAAGCCTATAAGCTACAAGAAGAAGGTATGGATACCGTACAGGCAAACCTTGCCTTGGGACTCCCTTCGGACAGTAGAGACTATGGTGTGGGAGCGCAGATCTTAAGAGATTTGGAAGTGAGTAAATTGCGTTTAATTTCGAACAATCCCCAGAAACGTGTTGGCCTACTGGGGTATGGGCTGGAGATAGTCGAGCAAGTTCCCATTGAAATAGCGCCTAATGTGCACAATGAGAAATATCTGCAAACCAAAAGAGATAAGATGGGGCACAATATTTTGAAATAA
- the surE gene encoding 5'/3'-nucleotidase SurE, translating into MSKPLILVSNDDGITSKGIRVLVSVMKKLGDVVVVAPDSPQSGMGHAITIGETLRLDDEDIFEDVKAYKSSGTPADCVKLAKHYVMKDKSPDLIVSGINHGSNTSISVLYSGTMSAAIEGALEGYPSIGFSLCDFSLNADFSHIEDWVEKIARQVLKNGMPKGTALNVNFPPKQNEDIRGVKVCRQAEAKWQEEFDERFDPNGRKYFWLAGNFVNFDKGEDNDEWAIANNYISIVPCQYDLTAHHAISQMNKNWDWEEFKK; encoded by the coding sequence ATGTCAAAACCTTTAATTCTAGTCTCTAATGACGATGGAATCACCTCGAAGGGCATCCGTGTGCTTGTGTCTGTAATGAAGAAGCTGGGAGATGTAGTCGTGGTAGCTCCTGACAGTCCCCAGTCAGGCATGGGACATGCCATTACCATTGGAGAGACGCTCCGTCTGGATGATGAGGATATCTTCGAAGACGTAAAAGCATATAAATCAAGCGGAACTCCGGCGGATTGTGTGAAACTGGCTAAGCATTATGTGATGAAGGATAAAAGCCCTGATCTGATAGTAAGTGGGATCAACCATGGCTCCAACACATCGATTTCGGTGCTTTATTCCGGAACTATGTCTGCGGCCATCGAAGGTGCTTTGGAAGGATATCCTTCAATTGGGTTTAGCTTATGCGACTTTTCATTAAATGCTGATTTTTCCCATATAGAAGATTGGGTGGAGAAAATTGCCCGCCAGGTATTGAAGAATGGAATGCCTAAGGGCACCGCGCTAAATGTAAATTTTCCTCCAAAGCAAAATGAGGATATCAGAGGGGTGAAGGTTTGCCGCCAAGCAGAAGCAAAGTGGCAGGAGGAATTCGATGAGCGATTTGATCCTAACGGACGAAAGTATTTTTGGCTAGCAGGTAACTTTGTGAATTTTGATAAGGGAGAAGATAATGACGAATGGGCGATCGCAAACAACTATATTTCGATAGTTCCCTGTCAATATGATTTGACTGCACATCATGCAATCTCTCAAATGAACAAAAATTGGGACTGGGAGGAGTTCAAGAAGTAG
- a CDS encoding tetratricopeptide repeat protein — protein MNPKLYSFLTFFLSVTIGAFAQVPNIDSLKSELSTTTGENRLTVLNELSSYLREVEQEEAFEYASEAEQLAHSLNHKSGEAKAKENIGWIYYRRGQWQKSFDYSKSAYDLAIEGEDLQEAARVLNNMGALYYEQHNYTFAIIQFKKAFEISNKENDLYTMIRSLNNIAFNYLYLDEYDSAMLYASKAIEVNTRAGSPYMLSFSNRVIGDVYLKRNQFDSAERVYEKALKNGEARGLTAFNASVLHRLGRTYLLNGKPEQAKKVLLEGVKLSSQNSYLDELLNSYKYLAEYYKEMGDYREAFEQQSNYVALNDSLANRAARDRLALMQGMFQNDLEQSELDLLVAQNEHQATRLAMNRRIMILIGIGSILIFGLMAWLFILNRNIKRYNAGLIVQKRRIYKQNAELEAKSTQLEKINQTKNKLFSILGHDLRGPVGQVKSIVDLLISGHLDQEEFDELIHSLKKDVDSVYFTLNNTLKWSMAQMEGFKLCRVNFNLSELVSSTLKLIKPQLLEKSLKIDDSSLLADLEIYADRDLIEVVIRNILNNAVKFSKPGDVIQLSAKIDNGLIVWSVKDQGVGMKEEQIDAVLSREYVISNSTLGTKKEKGSGLGLQICKEFTRMNGGDLHIKSKEGEGTKVSIKIPISKVLDGN, from the coding sequence TTGAACCCAAAATTATATAGTTTTCTTACTTTTTTTCTGAGTGTCACCATTGGAGCATTTGCCCAAGTCCCAAATATAGATAGTCTCAAAAGCGAGCTTTCTACTACTACGGGTGAAAACAGATTGACAGTTCTAAATGAGTTGTCTTCCTACCTTCGCGAAGTCGAGCAGGAGGAAGCATTTGAATATGCATCGGAAGCAGAACAGTTAGCACATTCCCTGAACCATAAATCCGGAGAAGCGAAGGCGAAAGAAAATATAGGCTGGATCTACTACCGTAGAGGACAGTGGCAGAAGAGCTTTGATTACTCTAAAAGTGCGTATGATCTGGCGATAGAAGGAGAGGATCTTCAAGAGGCTGCACGGGTGTTGAACAACATGGGGGCTTTGTACTATGAGCAGCATAATTACACTTTTGCCATTATTCAGTTTAAAAAGGCCTTTGAGATCAGCAATAAAGAAAATGATCTTTATACCATGATAAGGAGCCTTAATAATATCGCCTTCAATTATCTGTACCTGGATGAATATGATTCTGCTATGCTGTATGCTTCAAAGGCTATTGAGGTAAATACCCGTGCGGGCTCACCCTACATGCTGTCATTCTCAAACCGTGTCATCGGCGATGTTTACCTAAAAAGAAATCAATTTGATTCTGCAGAACGTGTTTATGAAAAAGCTCTCAAAAATGGTGAAGCCAGGGGACTCACAGCTTTTAATGCCAGTGTTTTGCATAGACTAGGGCGTACGTATCTTCTAAATGGAAAACCGGAACAGGCTAAGAAAGTACTGCTTGAGGGAGTGAAGTTGTCTAGCCAAAACAGTTATCTCGATGAACTTTTAAACAGCTATAAATATTTAGCAGAATATTACAAAGAGATGGGGGATTATAGAGAGGCTTTTGAACAGCAATCGAATTATGTGGCGTTGAACGATTCTTTGGCAAACAGAGCAGCGAGGGATAGATTGGCATTGATGCAGGGGATGTTCCAGAATGATTTGGAGCAATCAGAGCTAGACTTACTTGTAGCGCAGAATGAGCATCAAGCCACTAGATTGGCTATGAATAGAAGGATAATGATTCTGATAGGAATTGGCTCTATCTTGATTTTTGGGCTCATGGCTTGGCTGTTTATCCTAAATCGTAATATTAAAAGGTATAATGCTGGGCTGATAGTACAAAAACGGAGAATTTACAAGCAGAATGCGGAACTGGAAGCCAAATCCACCCAGCTTGAGAAAATCAATCAAACCAAAAACAAGTTATTTTCTATACTGGGGCATGACTTGAGAGGGCCTGTAGGGCAGGTAAAGTCTATTGTAGACTTATTGATTTCCGGGCATCTAGACCAGGAAGAATTTGATGAACTGATACACAGTTTAAAGAAGGACGTAGATTCGGTGTATTTTACACTAAATAATACATTGAAATGGTCTATGGCTCAGATGGAAGGGTTCAAGCTTTGCAGAGTGAATTTTAATCTATCAGAACTGGTAAGTTCCACATTAAAGCTGATCAAACCTCAGTTATTGGAGAAATCACTGAAAATCGACGATTCATCCTTACTTGCTGACTTAGAGATTTATGCGGATCGGGATTTGATAGAGGTGGTGATCAGAAATATTTTAAATAACGCAGTGAAATTTTCCAAACCCGGAGACGTGATTCAGCTTTCAGCTAAAATAGACAATGGTCTGATTGTATGGAGTGTCAAAGATCAAGGGGTTGGTATGAAGGAAGAGCAGATCGATGCCGTGCTTTCCAGGGAATACGTTATATCCAATTCTACTTTAGGTACTAAAAAAGAAAAGGGATCCGGACTGGGACTTCAGATTTGCAAGGAATTCACCCGGATGAATGGAGGCGATTTACATATTAAAAGCAAAGAAGGGGAAGGCACGAAAGTGTCTATCAAAATTCCTATAAGTAAAGTCTTAGACGGTAATTAA
- a CDS encoding ABC transporter substrate-binding protein, with amino-acid sequence MKTLRITGVPEHFNFPWRKVVEAQPFEKERIVLQWTDESRGSGQMNKDLREDNTDIAIVLTESFLKDFEAGNPAKMIGFHVKSPLNWGIHISGDSPINSVDEIKEPSFLISRPGSGSQLMSYVLAKREGWNSDTLEFKTVNNLPGALEVMNARNPEMFLWEKYTTKPWVDSKKMKRIGEVPSPWPCFAMIATNKALAEFGEVIFQLRDLVYQASKELQSSDSAIDEISENYGLDAPDVEEWFAQTTWAVDAKISRTQLMNSMKTMKELGIISEEIPLENFLTSQQLLITV; translated from the coding sequence ATGAAAACCCTTCGAATCACCGGCGTTCCTGAACATTTCAATTTCCCCTGGAGAAAAGTTGTAGAAGCACAACCTTTCGAAAAAGAAAGAATTGTCCTTCAATGGACGGATGAATCCAGAGGTTCCGGCCAGATGAACAAGGATTTGAGAGAAGACAACACGGATATCGCCATTGTCCTTACCGAGAGCTTTCTGAAAGATTTTGAAGCCGGAAATCCAGCTAAAATGATTGGTTTCCATGTAAAATCTCCTCTTAACTGGGGAATTCATATTTCAGGTGATTCTCCTATCAATTCAGTGGATGAAATAAAAGAACCTTCCTTTCTAATCAGCAGACCGGGATCCGGATCACAACTGATGAGCTATGTACTGGCCAAGCGGGAAGGCTGGAATTCTGATACGCTGGAATTTAAGACAGTAAACAACTTGCCTGGGGCTCTGGAAGTGATGAATGCGCGTAATCCTGAAATGTTTCTCTGGGAAAAGTACACTACCAAACCTTGGGTGGATTCTAAGAAAATGAAGCGGATCGGGGAAGTCCCAAGTCCCTGGCCCTGTTTTGCCATGATTGCTACAAATAAGGCATTGGCAGAATTTGGGGAGGTAATATTTCAGTTAAGAGACCTAGTCTATCAGGCTTCTAAAGAACTTCAATCAAGCGATTCTGCGATTGATGAAATTTCCGAAAACTACGGATTGGATGCTCCTGATGTGGAAGAATGGTTTGCACAGACAACATGGGCTGTTGACGCGAAAATCTCAAGGACTCAATTGATGAATTCCATGAAAACCATGAAAGAGTTGGGAATAATCTCTGAAGAGATTCCCTTAGAGAATTTCCTTACCTCCCAGCAGCTTTTAATTACCGTCTAA
- a CDS encoding MFS transporter, protein MTNFKKKLDFRQIWNMSFGMLGIQFGFALQGGFMSRIFQTLGADKDAFPMLWIAAPLTGLLIQPIVGYMSDRTWHNRFGRRKPFFFVGALLSSIALFFTPYSSTLWMAAGALWILDASINISMEPFRALVADKLPDSQRSYGFVVQTLIIGTGTWVASNLPWIITRLGVPNTAPEGIVPDSVKYAFAIGAFVLFSSILYTIIKTKEYPPEDIAGFKHQKANSQGLLKGVKEILRSISDMPVVMKQLGVVQFFSWFAFFTMWSFATPAITEHIFRATDTSSAAYNNAADSVGNYLGTYGLVSMFAALILSVFTSKYRINRKLLHLTSLVAGGAGFILIYFITEPWMLHICFGLVGIAWASMLSMPYAMLSSSVNPQKMGIYMGIFNMFIVIPQIIAAAGGVNFLYKLLFGEAVINTMLLAGTLLILAGLSNLLITDRKAAHD, encoded by the coding sequence ATGACCAACTTTAAAAAGAAGTTAGATTTCCGGCAAATCTGGAACATGAGTTTTGGCATGCTGGGAATTCAATTTGGCTTTGCGCTACAGGGAGGATTTATGTCCAGAATCTTTCAGACACTGGGTGCTGACAAAGACGCTTTTCCCATGCTTTGGATAGCTGCTCCTCTGACGGGACTATTGATTCAGCCTATAGTAGGGTACATGAGTGACCGCACCTGGCACAATCGATTTGGGAGAAGAAAGCCTTTCTTTTTTGTTGGGGCCTTGCTGAGTTCTATTGCGCTGTTTTTCACCCCCTATTCATCTACACTTTGGATGGCTGCGGGAGCCTTATGGATTCTTGATGCCTCAATCAATATCAGCATGGAGCCTTTTCGCGCTTTGGTGGCTGATAAACTTCCTGATTCCCAACGTTCCTATGGCTTTGTGGTGCAGACGCTGATTATAGGCACAGGCACTTGGGTCGCGTCGAATCTACCATGGATAATAACTCGGCTGGGTGTACCGAATACGGCTCCTGAAGGTATAGTCCCTGATTCGGTGAAATATGCTTTTGCCATTGGAGCTTTCGTCCTATTCTCGTCTATTCTATACACCATTATAAAAACCAAAGAATATCCACCCGAAGACATAGCTGGTTTTAAACATCAGAAAGCTAACAGTCAGGGATTGTTAAAGGGGGTAAAAGAAATTTTAAGAAGTATTTCAGATATGCCCGTAGTCATGAAGCAGCTCGGAGTAGTTCAATTTTTTTCTTGGTTTGCTTTCTTCACCATGTGGAGTTTTGCTACACCTGCGATTACTGAGCACATATTTAGAGCTACTGACACCAGTTCGGCCGCTTACAATAACGCTGCTGACAGTGTGGGAAATTATTTAGGAACCTATGGATTAGTGTCCATGTTTGCGGCACTGATCTTATCAGTGTTCACCAGTAAATACAGAATCAACCGAAAACTTCTTCATCTCACAAGCCTAGTGGCAGGAGGAGCAGGATTTATCTTAATATATTTCATTACAGAACCATGGATGCTTCATATCTGCTTTGGATTAGTCGGAATCGCCTGGGCAAGTATGCTATCTATGCCTTATGCCATGCTTTCCAGTTCGGTAAATCCGCAAAAAATGGGGATTTACATGGGGATTTTTAATATGTTCATCGTTATTCCCCAGATCATTGCGGCAGCGGGTGGGGTCAATTTCCTCTATAAATTACTTTTCGGTGAGGCTGTAATCAACACCATGCTCTTGGCCGGAACACTCTTGATTCTAGCAGGTCTAAGCAATCTGCTGATTACAGACCGAAAAGCTGCCCATGACTAA